Genomic window (Salinibacterium sp. M195):
GTTTCGCGTTGCCGAGTATTGCCAGAGATTTGCGACCGAGCGCTGTAGGGCAACTCTGGATCGTCGACGTCTACCCGCTCGTGCTGGCCGCATTGCTTGTCGGCATGGGAAACCTCGGCGACCGGTTCGGCCGCCGGCGCGTGTTGCTTTTCGGGGCCTCAGGTTTCGGCGTTGTTTCGGTGCTTGCGGCGTTTGCGCCAGACGCGACGTCACTAATCGTCGCGCGAGTGTTCCTCGGAGTTTTTGGGGCCATGCTCATGCCGTCGACGCTGTCGCTGCTGCGATCGCTCTTTATTGATCGCCGGCAGCGCCGATTTGCTATCGCCATCTGGGCCGCCGGATTCTCGGCCGGTTCCGCCATCGGGCCGCTCGTCGGAGGGATACTTCTCGAGCATTTCTGGTGGGGCTCAGTCTTTCTCGTTGCTGTTCCGTTTCTGTTGCCGCTGCTGATCTTCGCACCGTTGCTGATTGAGGAGTCGAAAGATCCGGCGCCTGGCCCGTTTGACCTGGGCAGCATTGTGCTGTCGATCCTCACGTTGGGGCCGGCCGTCTACGCCATCAAGGAGTTTGCCACCGAGGGCGTTGGTGTGGTGCCCATCGTGCTGATTGTGGTGGCTGCACTGTGCGGCATCGTGTTCGTGCGTCGGCTCCTGGGGCAAGAGAATCCGATGCTCGACATGAAACTCTTTCGAGTGCCATCGTTCAGCGGTGCGGTGCTCGTGAACCTTGTTAGCGTTTTCTCGCTGTTGGGGCTCCTCTTCTTCCTCACTCAGCACCTACAGCTCGTCGAGGGCTTGAGTCCGTTCGATGCGGCGCTCGCGCTTACTCCCGGCATTGTCGTGATCATCGTTGCGGGGCTCGCCGTAGTGCCACTCGTGCGCTTCGTGCGCCCCGGTTTTCTCATGGCAGGCGGACTGACGCTCTCACTGCTGGCTTATGGCTCGATCGCGTTGATCGGCAGTGACGCCACTGTGGTGAGCTACATCGTGGCATTCTGTGTTCTTGGTGCTGGCATCGGGTCAGCTGAGACGCTGTCGAATGACCTCATCATCTCGAGCGTTCCCGCTGACAAAGCCGGAGCAGCATCCGGCGTCTCAGAGACAGCCTACGAATTGGGTGCGGTGCTCGGAACGGCAGTGCTTGGCAGTGTTCTGACCGCCTCGTATCGGTCGACGATCGTGATTCCTGACGAGCTCACAGCGGGGGATGCCACTGCCGCACGTGAGACGCTCGGTGGCGCCGTGGAGGTGGCCTCTACCCTCTCGGGCAGTCTGGGTGACCAACTACTGCACTCGGCTCGTGACGCCTTCGATTCGGGAGTTGTCGCAACGTCGTGGGTTGCTGTCGGCCTCATGGCGGTCGCAATCACCATCACTCTGGTGACCCTGCGGTCGGTGCGGAGCTAGCCTGCGCCGCGCTGTCAGCTCGCACTCGAGCGGGCTAGTGGCCTTCGTGGCTGGGAATGTCGAAGAGCTGATCGTCACTCTCGCCGGCGGGAGCGTCCCGCTGCGGAGTGAATGATCCATCGTGTTCGCCATGGGGTTGCGCATAGATGCCCGCTTCAGTAGCGGCAAGGGCTGGTGTGGTGAGAGCAGAAACGGCAAGAGCACCGACCATGAGGGCGACGAGATAGCGTCCGGCGCCGGGCGTCGATGCAGCGGCGCGCTTACCTTCACGCAGGCGTCGGGATTGACGGGCTAGCATCCCGGCCACAGAAAGTTGGAAGATCGCGGCAATTCCCCAGGGCACGACATCCAAGATTGCACCGAGCGCTGGAGCCTGAAATAGGGATGCTGCGGTAATCAGAAGTCCCCAAGCAACAAGGGGAGCTATCGCTACAACCATTGCGGCGCGAGCGAAGGGAAGCTGGTCGCGAGTAAAGGCCAGAATTCCCCACCCGAACTCGACGAAACCAAGAACCGCGAGAGGGATACCCAGCGCGAGAGGGGAACCGATCACGAGTGCAACATGGATCAGGCCGGTGCCTACTGCGGCAAAAGCGATCCAGGTTCGGATAATTGCGGACATGACGGTTCTCCTCTCGGTGCGTGATCTGGGACTAGTGGTGCGAGTTACGCGGTGGCGCTAGATACACGCTTGTCGGCACCGAGGCCAACAGCGAGCAAGACGACGGCGCTGGCAAAGTGCAGCACGTTGTCAGCGGCATTCAGGGCCAAGATGTTCAGCGCTGAACCTACGAGAAAGAGCCCGAGGAAACCCAGCGCGAGGTAAGCAAACCCAACTACAGAGTTCACGGTTCGGGCAGCCTTTACGTTGGAGAGGCCGGCCAATAGCAGGGCGGCTCCGATAAGAAGGTGAGCCACGTTGTGGAAAATGTTCACTTCGAACAAGCCAAGCAACAGTCCACCCTCAGTGGCGAAGAACCCGACGCCATTCGTGACGGTGAAGCCGAGCAGTCCGACGAGAATGTAAACCGCGCCGAAAACTGTGCCCAGCAGGCGGTTAGGTGATTTTGTCATTACAGTGCCTCCTCCGTACAAACGGAGTGTTTGTACTGTTGCCTCTTATTCGTACCCCTCACTCAAATGGTTTGGCTTATGGTTTGGCTCGCCCTTGAGCAGGTGGCGCCGCAAAGGTCCCGGGCGCCCTGGTGGCCGGGAGGTGGGGACGGAGAGAGGAAGCCCCTCCCGCTCGGCAACGCTTAAGCGCTTACCCCGGTAGCGCGCTTGTCAGCCCCGAGCCCCACGAGCAGAAGAACGACGGCACTGGCGAAATGCAGCACGTTGTCGGCGGCGTTGAGGGCCAGAATGTTCAGCGAGCTGCCCACAAGCAGCAAGCCAGCAAAACCGAGGATGAGGAAGGCGAACCCGATCGTTGAGTTCGCGGTGCGCGCGGCTTGTCTGTTGGAGATTCCGGCCAAGACGAGCGCGGCGCCGATGACGATGTGCACGACGTTGTGGAAGCCGTTCAGTCCCAGTATTCCGACGAGCAGCCCGCCTTCGGTGGCGAGAAAGTTGACTCCGTTGGTGACAGTGAAGCCGAGAAGTCCTAAGAGAATGTAGACCGTGCCGAGTACCACTCCGAGCAGACGGTTCGGTGATTGAGTCATGGCGGTGCCCCCTTTGCGCACACTAGGTGAGTGCGCCTGTATCCCTTATTCGTACTCCTGTGGTGCGGGGTTTGGCTAGGGCACACGCAGGTGAACTTCTGAAAATAGTTGACCGGGGCCAACACTGGGCTAGCGCTGGGCCGGATGTTCCGTTTGCGCTAGCTATGCGGGCGAGCCTCAACGCCCAACTTTTCGCACGCAGCATCGTAGAGTTTCACGATCTCATGGCGGATCTCCGCACGTTCGCTGATCGGGGTACTCCACGGCACAGTGACGTGATGTTCGATGCCGTCGACATCGGAGTACTGCCAGGTGCCTTCGACTCCATCGAGCGACACCATTGCCGCGGAGATGGCGGCGGATTCCGCAAACGCACGAACGATGAGCAAGTTGTCATCGTTGTGGTCGCTATTCATGTGGGCGAGAACTGCGGACACGATTTCTTTGCTAAAAGTGGTCACGGCTCTACGCTAGCTGGGAGTTGGCTTTCGCCACTTGAATGATACCCCCGTGGGGTATAGCGTGGCGGTTATGGATGAGATGACCGAACATTCGAGCCACACCGAGCACGCCGAGCGCACCGAGAATGGTGAGCACGAACACTCGGGTCACAGCGGGCATAGCGGTCACGCCGATCATGTGGCCCAGTTTCGCCGCCTGTTCTGGATCATGCTGGTGATGGCGATCCCTGTTGCCGGCTTCAGCATGATGTTTGCGCAGATCTTGGGATATTCGCTTCCCGACTCGGCTTTCATCCAGTGGATCTCGCCCGTGCTCGGCACTGTCATGTTCTTCTGGGGCGGCAAGCCGTTCTTGACGGGAGGCTTCTCCGAGCTGAAGGCCCGCAAGCCGGGAATGATGCTGCTGATTTCGATGGCGATTACTGTCGCCTTTGTCGCGTCGTGGGCATCCACTCTCGGCCTGATCGCCCACGAACTCGACTTCTGGTGGGAGCTTGCTCTGCTGCTGGTCGTGATGTTGCTCGGCCACTGGGTCGAAATGCGCTCGCTGGCTCAGACCTCGAGTGCGCTCGACTCGCTTGCCGCGTTGCTTCCGGATGAGGCGGAAAAGGTCGAAGGGGATGAGTTCGTCACCGTGCATCCGTCTGACCTCATTGTTGGCGACGTCGTGATTGTTCGTCCCGGTGGACGAGTGCCCGCCGATGGCGAAGTAACTGACGGTTCGGCGGAGCTAGATGAGTCGATGATTACAGGAGAGTCGCAGCCGGTTGTGCGCGGAGTGGGCGACCGCGTTGTGGCGGGAACCGTCGCCACCGACAACTCGATCCGCGTCAAGGTCACGGCGATCGGCGAAGACACGGCGCTCGCGGGCATCACCAAACTCGTCGAAACGGCGCAGAATTCCTCGTCGCCGGCCCAGCGCATTGCCGACACCGCAGCGGGTTGGCTGTTCTGGTTTGCGCTCGGTGCCGCGGCGATCACTGCCACCGTATGGACCCTCGCGGGCAGCCCCGATGACGCGATCGTGCGCACGATCACCGTCTTGGTCATCGCGTGCCCTCACGCTCTCGGTCTCGCCATCCCGCTCGTCGTCTCGATCTCTACCGAGCGCGCAGCCCGCGCCGGAGTGCTCGTGAAAGACCGCCTCGCCCTCGAAACTATGCGCAAGGTCGACACCGTTCTCTTCGACAAGACGGGAACGCTCACGAAGGGCGAGCCCGCCGTCACGCACGTCGCGGCGGTCGGGGATGCGACGGAAGACGACGTTCTTCGGTTCGCGGCTGCCGCTGAATACGACAGCGAGCATCCGCTGGCGAAGGCGATTGTGGCGGCGTCGCAGGAGCGCAAACTCGAGCGAGTCAGCGCCTCACGCTTCAGCTCATCGAGTGGGGTTGGGGTCGAAGCTTCTGTTGATGGCGCGACGATCAGCGTTGGCGGGCCGAGCATGCTGCGCCAACACGACCAGCAGGCCGTTGAGCTGACAACGGAGTGGGCGGATCAGGGCGCGATTATTCTGCACGTGCTCTCTGATGGGCACGTGATCGGGGCAATTGGGCTCGCGGACGAAGTGCGCGAAGACTCGCGCCAGGCAATCGATGCCCTGCACGATCGGGGCGTCACGGTCGTCATGATCACGGGAGACGCCGATGCTGTGGCGCAGTCGGTGGCCGCCGAACTCGGCATCGACCGCGTGTTCTCGGGCGTGCATCCAGAAGACAAAGCCAGCAAGGTTGCCGAGCTGCAGAAGGCGGGCGGCACCGTCGCGATGGTCGGTGACGGCGTGAACGATGCGCCAGCGCTCGCCCAAGCGGATGTCGGAATCGCGATCGGCGCCGGAACAGACGTGGCCATCGCCTCGGCCGGCGTTGTGCTCGCTAGCGACGACCCGCGCTCGGTGCTTGCCGTGTTTGAACTCTCGCGCCGCAGCTATGCCAAGATGCGCCAAAACCTGTGGTGGGCTGCCGGCTATAACCTGATCTCGGTGCCTCTTGCTGCGGGAATCCTTGCCCCCATCGGGTTCGTGCTGCCGATCTCCGTCGGCGCGCTGCTCATGTCGGCCTCGACCGTTGTTGTCGCGGCGAACGCGCAACTGTTGCGCCGCCTCGACCTGCGGCCCGAAGCGGTTATTGCGCGCAAGGACTAGCGGTCGAGCCAGCCGCCATCCACGTTGAGGATGAGCCGGGCTTAGCTTGCTAGTCAGTGTCGGAGGAGAGTGATCTTGGCGGCTGCCATCCCTCCTGCTTTCGGATTGCTCGCTGGATACTCAGACTGATTTCTCGCAGCTGACTCTGTTGCGCCTTTGTGAGCGGATCGAGGACAAATTCCGTGACCGACAAAGCGTGTACGGGGGTGGCCTTTTCGAGCATCTCCAGCCCGGCCTCGGTCAGGCTGGTAAGCATCGACCGCCCATCCAGGGGGTCTCGAGTGCGCTGTGCCCAACCCCGCCCCTCAATGCGTGACACTGCTCGAGACAGCCGCGAGAGCGAGCTGTTCGCATAATCAGCCAGAACGGTCATCCTCAGCGTGTGGTCCGGCGCGTCAGCCAATGCGAACAGGATGCCGTACTCAAAGTGCGTGAGATCGAAACCGCGGACCAGAGGGGCGTCGAGGGCGGGCGGCAGCCATTCCAGTACCGTCGCAAGCGCCGCCCACGTCGCGAGGTCATCTCCTGTGAGACGGTTCGGGGCGCTGGAATCAGTCATGGTTACACATTACAGGTTTACTTGACTGAGCAACCAAATGAGGTTAGTTTTTACTTGACTGAGCAAGTAAAAAACGAGAGGTTCCTTCGACCATGGATATGCAGCTGGAAAACAAACGTGCCTTTGTAAGCGGTTCGTCGCAAGGCATCGGGTATTCGATCGCGAAGGCGCTTCTCCGGGAGGGCGTAGCGGTGGTCATCAACGGCCGTGACGACAGCCGGCTCCAGCAAGCGCTGAAGAACCTCCAAGCTGAAGTTCCTGGCGGGAACGTGACCGGTATTGCGGCGGACTTTGCGGACGCCGCTGAAGTGCAGCGCCTCCTCGATTCGCTCGGCGGCGTCGACATCCTTGTTAACAACGTCGGCCTCTTTGACTTGACGACCTTCGCCGAAATATCCGACGATGCCTGGTCGCGCTATTTCGACGTGAACGTAATGAGCGGAGTCCGACTGTCCCGAGAGTTGATGCCCAGAATGATCGACGCAGGATGGGGTCGAATCATCTTCATTGGGAGCGAATCAGGCGTAAACATACCCGCTGACATGACGCACTACGGCGTGACCAAGGCGGGAATGCTCGCCTTGAGTAACGGCCTAGCCAAGCTCACCCGCGGTACCGGCGTGACGGTTAACACAATTCTTGGCGGCCCAACCTACTCAGACGGCGTAGCCGCTACCATCCGCGACATCGCCGAGGCGCAACGACTCTCGACGGATGATCTGAAGGCGACCATCATTGGGGGGAACCAAACCTCTCTCCTCGAGCGCTTCATCGAGCCTGCCGAAATCGCGAACCTCGCCGTCTATCTCTCGAGCCCGCTTTCCTCTGCAACGAACGGAGCCGCCGTGCGCGCTGACGGCGGAGTACTGACCGCAATGCTTTGACCGGCGCAGGGGGCAGCGCCGCCCACCGGCGACGGCCAAGAACTGGCGTTCGAGGGGTATATGGATCCGCCACCGGCCAAAGAGCAGACCATCTGCTGCGCGCGCCGGCGAAGAGTGCGACAGCACCAACAGCGTGTGCGGGTGAGGGATAGTGGCCCATCCACCCGCCATCGACGTTGAGGATGGCACCCGAGACGTAGTCGGAGCGAGGAACACGGTGGCACCCGCGAGGTCGCTCCCGACGCCCCCGCGACCGGCGGGAATGCGGTCGAGGATTGCTATCAAGGCCTCACCTCGACGCTCGGAACCCGCGTGAGCGGTATGAAAAATCTTAACAACTGTCCTCCCGAACTATCGATAATGGGAGACCCTGGTTGCCAGCTGATTCGTCAAGTTCTGTTCCGTTGGTCATACAGGCCCAGAAGAGTTTCAAGCATTTTTAGTGCTGAGTCATAGTAGAAGGCAACCATCCCAAAGCTAGATGAAACTCGGTACGCGTTGGGGCTACCGTCAGGAAGCTCGATTTTCTCCTTCTCGAGTACCGCAGCCATCATGTACGTGTTGTTGTGAGCAATACCACTAGCTTTCTGCCAGAGGATCAGAGGCGGGACTTTCAACTCTGGAACCAAGTCGGCTATTTCGCGAAGCCGTATCGTAACGCTGCTCAATTTCTTTACTGATGGGTTAGCGAGCGAGGGCACCGAATCCAGCTGGCGCTGGAGAGTAGTTTCTACGCGTTCGAAATCAGGATCGGATTTTCCAGACTCATTTTGCATGTTTTGAAGTTGAAGGCGGTTATAGCGAAGCAGCTGTCTTGAACGCAGCAGTCGCTGATCGCTCGACTCTGGTTGCAAGATCCACAATCCAGTCCCTAGCGCCTCGTAGGCGCTTCGAATTAACGTGAACGAGGACATTGCAAGCAGCTTCCCTCCGCTCTCCTCTACGCTCACCTGCAGAGCATGTAGGTGATCGAGAGCATTGTTGAGCGCGTTCTGAACCATATCGGGGACAGCGTTATATGGAGCGGCGTCACGGTCTGCAGCAAGAGCGGAACCAATCGCAACGGTTAGAACATCGACACGATCTTCAAGTGCTTCCCGCCTTCGGAATCCGCGCTGCAAAAGCTGCAATCCGGCTTGTGCTTCCGTAGGCAATTCCGGTACCGGCCAAACTTTTGCATTGGTGCTGGGGATCTCTTCTGCCACCGATTGCTCTCCTATAAACATGTTGTTACATCAGATGGCGTTCGGGCCCCGTAGGTAGCTTTGTGAAATCAAGTTGCCACTCGCCTGTTGGCGTTGCCCGGTACACATGGTGTTCAATGGCCCAACACCACCAGCCAATCCGGTCCGCGATGGTCACCACTGGATATTCCTCACCCGACGACGTGGGTTCGTTCACATACGCGAGCGAGTTCGCGCGGCAGGGAGTCGTGATGTCGATGACAACGCTCACTGACCCGCCACCGAGTATCAGCCAAGTTGAGTCAGGGTAAGTGTTGACATCGCCGGAGTTCCTTATGTCGAGATCGCGCCGGCCGATCGAGATCGCAGATTTCAGGTCGGGAAACCAGTATCCGAACCCCCAAAAAGGAGGCGGGTGGGATTGGTCGGTGCTCCCGTTGTGCCACTGCCAGATCGCCTTGGCATCATTCGGAAGCGTGATGCCTGCTTCTTCCTCAATGTGGCGGATGGCGTCGGCCGTCAGACCACCACGTACCCGCGACATTGTCGGATGACCGTGCGCGTTCGACAGGAACTCGAATCGATCAAGTTGCTCTCGAACTTCTGCGGCGCTCACGTAGGATCACTGCCCATTACATGGAGCCAGCGTAGGTATTCCCACAGCTGACGGGGGCAGCGGCACGGTGAGGAAAGAGATCTTTTTCACTTCGGCCCTCTCGCGCTTGGTAAATATTCTTTTATGCAAGTAAAGCTCACCAGTGGTCTCCTGGCTAGCAGGAAAGCTAAACCACTGTTGGCATCCACAGACGAGGGCGGATGCCAACAGCCTGCGGGTGAGAACTAGCGGCCGAGCCAGCCGCCATCCACATTCAGGATGGCGCCCGAGACGTAGTCGGAGGAGCGCGACGCGAGGAACACGGTGGCACCGGCGAGGTCGCTTCCGACGCCCCAGCGACCGGCGGGGATGCGGTCGAGGATCGCATTCGAGCGGTCGGGGTCGTCTTGCAAAGCCTGGGTGTTGTCGGTGGCGATGTAGCCGGGGGCGATCGCGTTCACGGTGATGCCCTTGCTGGCCCACTCGTTGGAGAGTGCCTTGGTGAGGCCGGCGATGCCGGACTTCGCTGCCGTGTAACCGGGCACGTTGATGCCGCCCTGAAAACTGAGCAGCGATGCGGTGAAGATGATCTTGCCGCGGCCACGCTCGATCATCGAGCGAGCGATGGCCTGCGTGAGCGTGAACTGGCTCGACAAGTTCACCTGAAGCACCCGATCCCACAGCTCGGTGGGGTGCTCGGCGGCAGGGGCGCGCTCGATGGTGCCGGCGTTGTTGACGAGGATGTCCACGTTGCGGGTCGAGAGTGTCTCGCCCAGCGCGGCGACCGCATCCGGGTCGGCAAAGTCGCACGCGATGCCCTCGAAAGTGCGGCCATACGAGGTGACCGCCTTCTCGATGTCGCTGCCCGAAGCCTCAATCGTTGCGCTCACGCCGATGATGTTCGCGCCGGCAGCAGCGAGTGCTTCAGCCATGGCGAAGCCGATTCCCCGACGTGCGCCGGTGACGACTGCGGTTGTTCCGGTGAGGTCAAACATGCCGTTCATGGGGTTGCCCTTCTCGTTCGTGCTCACTTCTGGCCCGCGACATCCACGAGAATTTTCATTGCATTGCCCGCGGCAAGGTCAGCAAAAGCTTCGCTGGTTTGCGACAGCGGCACAATGCGCGTGATGAGCAGCTCGGCCGGGATGACGCCGCTATCGATTAGTTCGATGGCCTTTTCGAAGTCAGTGCGCTGGTAGACGCGCGCACCCATAATCGTGAGTTCGCGCCAGAAGACGCGCTGCAGATTGATTTCGCGAGGCGTGGGGTGAATCGCGACAACCACGAGGGTTCCGCGCACCTTCGCGAGGTCGGTGGCGCCGAGCACGGCAGCCGCAGCACCCGAGACTTCGAAGACCACGTCGGCACCGGCATCCGCGGTCCACTCGTTGACCCAGGCAACCTGGTCGACCTCGAGGGGGCTGATGGTCGTGAAGCCGAGCGCTTCGATCTGTGCGCGACGACCGGCGTCAATCTCGATGACGGCTACCTCAGCGCCAAATTCGCGGGCGACGGATGCGATGAGCACCCCAATCGGACCACCGCCGATAATCACAGCCTTGTCTCCGGGCACCAAGCCCGACCGGCGAACATCATGCACCGCAACCGCAGCAGGCTCCACGAGCGCGGCGTGATCGAGGCGCAGCTCGGGCGGGAGGGCGACAAGTGTTTCGGCGGGAACATTCCACTTGCCCTGAAGGGCGCCGGGGGAGTCGATGCCAATGAAATCGAGGTTCTGGCAGATGTGCTGGTTGCCGGCGAGGCAGGCGGGGCACGTGTTGTCCCACCAGAGCGGCATGACGGTGACGTGGTCGCCCACATTCCAACCCTCAACGCCGTTGCCGAGAGCGGAAATGGTGCCGCTCATCTCGTGACCGAACGTCAAAGGCATTTGCACGCGGGCATCCATGTTGCCGTGCAGGATGTGCATATCGGTGCCGCACAGTCCGTTGTAGGCGACAGCAATTTGAACGTCACCGGCTGCCGGAGGCTTCGGTTCGTACTCTTTGACCTCAAGGCGTTGCTCGCCTACATAACTCACGCTCAGCACTGGTGCGCTCCTTTGCGATTAGTGGACACGAAGGGTGGATGAGGGGCAACGTCGGTGCTCGGCACCGGATGTCGCGGCCTGGTTCCCTTGCGTGTATTTCTGCGTCATACTAGCATGATCAAACGATTGTTCACGAGGATCAACAGAAGGCTGAACAGCAATGACTGACGACAACGGCGCACCAACGGAGTCTGCGCTAATGGACCGCCCTCTCGAGGGCATTCTGGTTCTGGACTTCAGCCAATTCTTGGCCGGACCAGTTGCCGCGATGCGTCTCGCTGACCTCGGCGCCCGCGTCATCAAGGTCGAACGACCTGGCACGGGCGACATCGGTCGCACCCTCGCTTTCGCCGGTCGAGAGTTCGACGGCGACACCGTTTCCTTCCACGCGATGAACCGCAACAAAGAGTCGATCACCGCTGACCTCAAGGTCGCCGATGACCTCGCCTACGTGAAAGAGCTCGTCGAGCGTGCCGACGTGATCATCCAGAACTTCCGCCCCGGTGTGATGGAACGCATCGGGCTCGACTTCGAATCGGTGCGCGCCATCAACCCCGGCATCGTCTACGCCAGCGCGACCGGCTACGGCGAAGAGGGCCCGTGGAAAGATCGCCCGGGGCAAGATTTGCTCGCTCAAGCCATGTCGGGCATCCCGTGGCTCAACGGCTCGAAGACTGACGGCCCCGTGCCGGTCGGGCTCTCGATCGCCGACCATCTCATGAGTTGCCACATTGCCCAGGGAGTGACGGCACTTCTCGTGCGCAAGTTCCGCACCGGCAAGGGCGGGCTCGTGCAGACCAGCTTGCTCGAAGCGATGCTCGACCTGCAGTTCGAACTGCTGAGCACCAAGCTCAACGACGACACCATCACGGTGCAACGTCATGGCGAGCACTCGGCTCATGCCTTCTTGGCGGCGCCCTACGGCACGTATCCCACCACAGATGGTTACATCGCGATGGCGATGAACGCGCTGCCGAAACTGGGCGACCTTCTTGGCATTGCTGAGCTCAGCGAAATGCATGACCCGCAGCTGGCCTGGGATCGCCAAGAGTACGTCGAAGACTTGCTCGCGGCGCGCTTTGCGAC
Coding sequences:
- a CDS encoding CaiB/BaiF CoA-transferase family protein, producing the protein MTDDNGAPTESALMDRPLEGILVLDFSQFLAGPVAAMRLADLGARVIKVERPGTGDIGRTLAFAGREFDGDTVSFHAMNRNKESITADLKVADDLAYVKELVERADVIIQNFRPGVMERIGLDFESVRAINPGIVYASATGYGEEGPWKDRPGQDLLAQAMSGIPWLNGSKTDGPVPVGLSIADHLMSCHIAQGVTALLVRKFRTGKGGLVQTSLLEAMLDLQFELLSTKLNDDTITVQRHGEHSAHAFLAAPYGTYPTTDGYIAMAMNALPKLGDLLGIAELSEMHDPQLAWDRQEYVEDLLAARFATGTTQQWLDILDAGDVWCAPVLTLDELLASGGFEAIRMTQPVTRGGNELLTTRSPIRVDGQILSSTKAAPTLGEDNDRVRAEFPSRAAATAGAAQEATA
- a CDS encoding heavy metal translocating P-type ATPase, whose translation is MTEHSSHTEHAERTENGEHEHSGHSGHSGHADHVAQFRRLFWIMLVMAIPVAGFSMMFAQILGYSLPDSAFIQWISPVLGTVMFFWGGKPFLTGGFSELKARKPGMMLLISMAITVAFVASWASTLGLIAHELDFWWELALLLVVMLLGHWVEMRSLAQTSSALDSLAALLPDEAEKVEGDEFVTVHPSDLIVGDVVIVRPGGRVPADGEVTDGSAELDESMITGESQPVVRGVGDRVVAGTVATDNSIRVKVTAIGEDTALAGITKLVETAQNSSSPAQRIADTAAGWLFWFALGAAAITATVWTLAGSPDDAIVRTITVLVIACPHALGLAIPLVVSISTERAARAGVLVKDRLALETMRKVDTVLFDKTGTLTKGEPAVTHVAAVGDATEDDVLRFAAAAEYDSEHPLAKAIVAASQERKLERVSASRFSSSSGVGVEASVDGATISVGGPSMLRQHDQQAVELTTEWADQGAIILHVLSDGHVIGAIGLADEVREDSRQAIDALHDRGVTVVMITGDADAVAQSVAAELGIDRVFSGVHPEDKASKVAELQKAGGTVAMVGDGVNDAPALAQADVGIAIGAGTDVAIASAGVVLASDDPRSVLAVFELSRRSYAKMRQNLWWAAGYNLISVPLAAGILAPIGFVLPISVGALLMSASTVVVAANAQLLRRLDLRPEAVIARKD
- a CDS encoding MFS transporter — its product is MSAIDEPRVLATTKQWFALVVLMLPTLLVSIDNTVLSFALPSIARDLRPSAVGQLWIVDVYPLVLAALLVGMGNLGDRFGRRRVLLFGASGFGVVSVLAAFAPDATSLIVARVFLGVFGAMLMPSTLSLLRSLFIDRRQRRFAIAIWAAGFSAGSAIGPLVGGILLEHFWWGSVFLVAVPFLLPLLIFAPLLIEESKDPAPGPFDLGSIVLSILTLGPAVYAIKEFATEGVGVVPIVLIVVAALCGIVFVRRLLGQENPMLDMKLFRVPSFSGAVLVNLVSVFSLLGLLFFLTQHLQLVEGLSPFDAALALTPGIVVIIVAGLAVVPLVRFVRPGFLMAGGLTLSLLAYGSIALIGSDATVVSYIVAFCVLGAGIGSAETLSNDLIISSVPADKAGAASGVSETAYELGAVLGTAVLGSVLTASYRSTIVIPDELTAGDATAARETLGGAVEVASTLSGSLGDQLLHSARDAFDSGVVATSWVAVGLMAVAITITLVTLRSVRS
- a CDS encoding zinc-binding dehydrogenase, which produces MLSVSYVGEQRLEVKEYEPKPPAAGDVQIAVAYNGLCGTDMHILHGNMDARVQMPLTFGHEMSGTISALGNGVEGWNVGDHVTVMPLWWDNTCPACLAGNQHICQNLDFIGIDSPGALQGKWNVPAETLVALPPELRLDHAALVEPAAVAVHDVRRSGLVPGDKAVIIGGGPIGVLIASVAREFGAEVAVIEIDAGRRAQIEALGFTTISPLEVDQVAWVNEWTADAGADVVFEVSGAAAAVLGATDLAKVRGTLVVVAIHPTPREINLQRVFWRELTIMGARVYQRTDFEKAIELIDSGVIPAELLITRIVPLSQTSEAFADLAAGNAMKILVDVAGQK
- a CDS encoding SDR family oxidoreductase → MFDLTGTTAVVTGARRGIGFAMAEALAAAGANIIGVSATIEASGSDIEKAVTSYGRTFEGIACDFADPDAVAALGETLSTRNVDILVNNAGTIERAPAAEHPTELWDRVLQVNLSSQFTLTQAIARSMIERGRGKIIFTASLLSFQGGINVPGYTAAKSGIAGLTKALSNEWASKGITVNAIAPGYIATDNTQALQDDPDRSNAILDRIPAGRWGVGSDLAGATVFLASRSSDYVSGAILNVDGGWLGR
- a CDS encoding SMI1/KNR4 family protein; protein product: MSAAEVREQLDRFEFLSNAHGHPTMSRVRGGLTADAIRHIEEEAGITLPNDAKAIWQWHNGSTDQSHPPPFWGFGYWFPDLKSAISIGRRDLDIRNSGDVNTYPDSTWLILGGGSVSVVIDITTPCRANSLAYVNEPTSSGEEYPVVTIADRIGWWCWAIEHHVYRATPTGEWQLDFTKLPTGPERHLM
- a CDS encoding DUF4383 domain-containing protein, which produces MTQSPNRLLGVVLGTVYILLGLLGFTVTNGVNFLATEGGLLVGILGLNGFHNVVHIVIGAALVLAGISNRQAARTANSTIGFAFLILGFAGLLLVGSSLNILALNAADNVLHFASAVVLLLVGLGADKRATGVSA
- a CDS encoding MarR family winged helix-turn-helix transcriptional regulator, with protein sequence MTDSSAPNRLTGDDLATWAALATVLEWLPPALDAPLVRGFDLTHFEYGILFALADAPDHTLRMTVLADYANSSLSRLSRAVSRIEGRGWAQRTRDPLDGRSMLTSLTEAGLEMLEKATPVHALSVTEFVLDPLTKAQQSQLREISLSIQRAIRKQEGWQPPRSLSSDTD
- a CDS encoding DUF4383 domain-containing protein, giving the protein MTKSPNRLLGTVFGAVYILVGLLGFTVTNGVGFFATEGGLLLGLFEVNIFHNVAHLLIGAALLLAGLSNVKAARTVNSVVGFAYLALGFLGLFLVGSALNILALNAADNVLHFASAVVLLAVGLGADKRVSSATA
- a CDS encoding SDR family NAD(P)-dependent oxidoreductase, producing the protein MDMQLENKRAFVSGSSQGIGYSIAKALLREGVAVVINGRDDSRLQQALKNLQAEVPGGNVTGIAADFADAAEVQRLLDSLGGVDILVNNVGLFDLTTFAEISDDAWSRYFDVNVMSGVRLSRELMPRMIDAGWGRIIFIGSESGVNIPADMTHYGVTKAGMLALSNGLAKLTRGTGVTVNTILGGPTYSDGVAATIRDIAEAQRLSTDDLKATIIGGNQTSLLERFIEPAEIANLAVYLSSPLSSATNGAAVRADGGVLTAML
- a CDS encoding DUF2470 domain-containing protein → MTTFSKEIVSAVLAHMNSDHNDDNLLIVRAFAESAAISAAMVSLDGVEGTWQYSDVDGIEHHVTVPWSTPISERAEIRHEIVKLYDAACEKLGVEARPHS